The sequence AGTCCCACCCCCTGAAGAACTAATTACAGAATCTCAAGAAGAACCTAAAGAAAAATCAAAACCCATCCTTTATCCCTCTGATATTTTTATAAATGAAATTCTCCCTTCGCCTGAAGGGCCGGATGATAAAGAAGAATGGATTGAAATTTTTAATGAAAATAATTTTGAAGTTGATCTTTCAGGCTGGAAAATTAAAGATACTTCTGGCAAAGTCAAAACTTATACTCTTCCAGAAGGAACGAAAATTGGAGGTAGAGAATTTTTAGTTCTTAAAAGACCAATTACTAAAATTACTTTAAATAATGACGGAGGTGGTCTAAATCTTATTCAACCTGATGGAAAAATTATAGGCGAAATCAGTTATGAAAGGGCTTCCTACGACCAATCTTATAATCGGACTGAATCTGGCTGGATTTGGAACAGCACTTTAACCCCTGGCTCTCCAAGTATTAGCCCTACTCCAATTTCAGAGCCTGGAGAAGAAATTAAAGAAGAAAAAACTCAGGAATTCACTGGCGAAAAAGAATTAGCAGCAGTCAGCAAACAAATTCCTAAAGAATTCTCTTCTTTTCTTCCTTTATTAATTGCTTTTGGGGTCGCTATTTTCTCAGGAATAATTATTTTAATCCTTAAAAGAAAAATAAAACCAAAAAATTATTAATTTAAAATTGCTATTTTATCTTAAGTTCGGAGTGGAGTTAAAGCTTAGATACACAAAAACTGCCCGATAACGGACAGTTCTTGTTTTTTTTCTCCTTTTTCCAACCCACAAATCACTATAGGCTCGAAAAAAGAGGAGAGGGGAATTTTGTGTTTAGGCAGATAGCGAGCTAACATTTATGTAGTCTTCTGGTTTCACTGCGAATTCTTTAAGTCGTTCGAATTCGTCCTTTGCAGCTTTTCGTAGTTGCTCGGCAAAAATCCAAACATACGAGATTGCCTCGGATGTTCCAGGAATTTCGAGACGATCTACCATACGGCCGTCAAAGATTATCGTGTCAACATGTCTTTTCTCTCTTGGAAGCTGCGGAATTTTTCCCTCACGAACTATAAATACCTGCAGTTTGTCCTCAAAGGCCCATTGGAATGCGATCCATTTCCAAACCCATTTCCAAATCTTTGTATCGTTCCACAAGTGTTGACCTATAACGATTACCTTCTGAATTTGTATGTCCGCTTCTAGTATACGACAGAGTATCGTAAGTTGCGTTGGTTCAAATTCTTCTAGGCATTCTTCGGATCGAACCCAAGTCAGTAACTTATACGCTTTGGCAGTGGATTCTAGAAGAATTGCCTTGCGAAGCTCCAACCATCGAGATTCTGGCCACCAAAGCCTGCGTAAGTCTTTGAAATTTTCAGGCGATTCAAGTAAATAACGGAGGAATGGCTTTTTATGCATTAAGTTAATCAAAAATTCTAACAGCTTAGCGGCACTCAACCTTTTAGACTTAGCGATTTTTTGCAGTTTTTGGTGCTTATCTGTATGGATTGTTACACTCGAGTAGCCTTTAACAGGCATTTAAATCGCCTCTTGCTATCTTTATTTCTTTCATACTACATCACCCCAAGCTGACTACCAAAATTTGATAGGCAATTCAAGGTGATGTAGAATTCTCCTCTCCATATTTGATTTTAAAGAACTACTCCTTTTTCGAATTCACAATCGCTTATGAGCTCGAAAAAAGAGGGGGGAAGGAAAAGGCAGTTGAAAGAACAACTCTTTTTGAGGTGCTTTCTTAATTGTTTGCTTGAACAATTTTTACAGTTGCCTTTGAATATTTTCTCTTTATTTCCTTCCTCAAGCCTTGCAAGATGAGACGACTGCCGCTACCACCTACGAATATCACGTCATTAAGATTTTTATCTGCGAGAATGTGTGAAACGCCGAAAACTACTCTTTTGCCCCACCATTCCAAGAAATCTTCCAATTCTGCTTTGTTTCTAAAGACTATTCCAAGATTCCATCCTTTTTCTCTTGCTTTTTTCATTTCTATCACCGAGCTATCTACCAAA is a genomic window of Patescibacteria group bacterium containing:
- a CDS encoding lamin tail domain-containing protein, producing the protein MRKSFIAFVAFLFLFTLFCRADTALSVIINEIAWMGTQVSYADEWIELYNNTNAPLNLDGWVLKAKDGTLEINLTGTIRANGFFLLERTNDDTLPNVLADQIYTGALRNKGENLEIYDNLGNLIDSVNCSSSWFAGDNQTKQTMERKKPELSGSDLENWQTSQNPGGTPKTQNSVVVVPPPEELITESQEEPKEKSKPILYPSDIFINEILPSPEGPDDKEEWIEIFNENNFEVDLSGWKIKDTSGKVKTYTLPEGTKIGGREFLVLKRPITKITLNNDGGGLNLIQPDGKIIGEISYERASYDQSYNRTESGWIWNSTLTPGSPSISPTPISEPGEEIKEEKTQEFTGEKELAAVSKQIPKEFSSFLPLLIAFGVAIFSGIIILILKRKIKPKNY